A region of Procambarus clarkii isolate CNS0578487 chromosome 48, FALCON_Pclarkii_2.0, whole genome shotgun sequence DNA encodes the following proteins:
- the LOC138351198 gene encoding collagen, type I, alpha 1b-like, with the protein MEGSPGQEGGGGMEGSPGQEGGGGMEDSPGQEGGGGMEGSPGQEGGGGMEGSPGQEGGGGMEDSPGQEGGGGMEGSPGQEGGGGMEGSPGQEGGGDMEDSPGQEGGGGMEDSPGQEGGGGMEDSPGQEGGGGMEDSPGQEGGGGMEDSPGQEGGGGMEGSPGQEGGAGMEGSPGQEGGAGMEDSPGQEGGGGMEGSPGQEGGGGMEDSPGQEGGGGMEGSPGQEGGAGMEGSPGQEGGAGMEGSPGQEGGAGMEDSPGQEGGAGMEGSPG; encoded by the coding sequence aTGGAGGGCTCCCcggggcaggagggagggggcgGCATGGAGGGCTCCCcggggcaggagggagggggcgGCATGGAGGACTCCCcggggcaggagggagggggcgGCATGGAGGGCTCCCcggggcaggagggagggggcgGCATGGAGGGCTCCCcggggcaggagggagggggcgGCATGGAGGACTCCCcggggcaggagggagggggtggcatGGAGGGCTCCCcggggcaggagggagggggcgGCATGGAGGGCTCCCcggggcaggagggagggggcgACATGGAGGACTCCCcggggcaggagggagggggcgGCATGGAGGACTCCCcggggcaggagggagggggcgGCATGGAGGACTCCCcggggcaggagggagggggcgGCATGGAGGACTCCCcggggcaggagggagggggcgGCATGGAGGACTCCCcggggcaggagggagggggcgGCATGGAGGGCTCCCcggggcaggagggaggggccggcaTGGAGGGCTCCCcggggcaggagggaggggccggcaTGGAGGACTCCCcggggcaggagggagggggcgGCATGGAGGGCTCCCcggggcaggagggagggggcgGCATGGAGGACTCCCcggggcaggagggagggggcgGCATGGAGGGCTCCCcggggcaggagggaggggccggcaTGGAGGGCTCCCcggggcaggagggaggggccggcaTGGAGGGCTCCCcggggcaggagggaggggccggcaTGGAGGACTCCCcggggcaggagggaggggccggcaTGGAGGGCTCcccggggtag